One part of the Stegostoma tigrinum isolate sSteTig4 chromosome 14, sSteTig4.hap1, whole genome shotgun sequence genome encodes these proteins:
- the LOC125457421 gene encoding otolin-1-like, whose amino-acid sequence MVHLSGEIEMLHTFLIVLAVLTSRIYAQNGTSLVGSDSGGIFLPREQGDFGSHETESPDPTASSEIKTTLSDLVAMTDSGFQEDETNVLMTISDPQVTHLPTNENNDAEITAYMDSDINGLSGIKENNILEVPIQGFKENNTLNKSSEIGALSPKNNPGKCCLLGAKGEKLHQGAEREFGSSQNSSSGETEYFKRNHEEENNIELADSSKEIHSQEEERRKVFRREIEPSTFSDPEGSQASQGSSSTEGIIGTDQQEVTKLLSSNDEKNGCATAQAFSVGLMGQIELPLIGTPVKFQNIFFNDQQLYNASSGKFIAEVGGIYSFTYNVIVSEWKLTIGFFMNDVNILNTSSVQVNGNIGSASASLILNLSNGDEIWLGLVNSGGGKQMTHRSMSTFSGFLLAI is encoded by the exons AAATGCTTCATACATTTCTGATAGTACTGGCAGTGCTGACTTCCAGAATATATGCTCAGAATGGAACCAGCCTTGTTGGTAGTGATTCTGGTGGAATCTTTCTACCAAGGGAACAAGGTGATTTTGGATCTCATGAAACTGAGTCTCCAGACCCAACGGCTTCCTCAGAAATTAAGACTACTTTATCTGATCTAGTTGCAATGACTGATTCTGGATTTCAAGAGGACGAAACAAATGTCCTAATGACCATATCAGATCCACAAGTTACTCACCTTCCAACTAATGAAAACAATGATGCTGAAATAACTGCTTATATGGATTCAGATATTAATG GTTTGTCTGGCATCAAAGAAAACAACATTCTTGAAGTACCAATACAGGGATTCAAAGAAAATAACACATTGAATAAATCTAGCGAAATAGGGGCTCTAAGTCCAAAGAATAATCCTGGCAAATGTTGTCTTTTGGGTGCAAAAGGAGAAAAGTTACATCAAGGAGCTGAGAGAGAGTTTGGAAGCAGCCAGAACTCATCTTCTGGAGAGACAGAATATTTCAAAAGAAACCATGAAGAGGAGAATAATATTGAACTTGCTGATTCTTCTAAAGAAATCCATTCTCAAGAAGAAGAAAGGAGAAAGGTATTTCGCAGAGAGATTGAACCTTCTACGTTTTCTGATCCAGAAGGATCACAGGCATCACAAGGCAGCTCAAGTACTGAAGGAATAATTGGAACTGATCAACAGGAAGTGACTAAACTTTTGAGTTCTAATGATGAGAAAAATGGATGTGCTACAGCTCAGGCTTTTTCAGTTGGGCTAATGGGACAAATTGAACTTCCATTGATTGGAACGCCagttaaatttcaaaatattttctttaatgaTCAGCAGCTGTATAACGCTAGTTCAGGAAAATTTATTGCTGAGGTTGGTGGCATCTACTCGTTTACATACAATGTAATAGTTTCAGAATGGAAACTGACAATTGGCTTTTTTATGAATGATGTCAACATTCTTAACACTTCTAGCGTCCAGGTTAATGGAAACATTGGCTCAGCTTCTGCATCTCTGATTCTGAATCTTTCAAATGGGGATGAAATCTGGCTTGGACTTGTTAACAGTGGTGGCGGGAAGCAAATGACACACCGTAGTATGTCCACATTTTCAGGATTTCTACTAGCCATTTGA